The sequence ATCGGATAACAGGTGCATCGGTGCCAGGTGACAATCTCCTCTTTTCAGTGCAAGAAGTCCCCCCATACTTCCTACATGTACAGATGCAGGAAATATTCCAAAATCGCGAAGTTGATCTGCCAGATAATCGATAACCGGATCATGACTCCCGGTAATTAGAATAGTTTTTTCTGCTTCTGAAATCGATGTTGTGACAAAAACATCAACGATTGACCCGGATTCAAATCCTTCTGAAGATGATGGGATGCAAATGTATCCATTCGATCTGACCATACTCATCTGTACGCCAGATCCTCTGGATAATGGAAGAGCAATCCATTGTTCTCCAATTTTTCCTATGGTAACCAGGACAAATTCATCCACACCTATATCTGAAAATAATGGCCCGGCAAGACGCGCAGATATCTTATGATATTCTTCAGTACACAGACCTTGCCAGGAAAGGAAAGGATTGACGATCTCACGAAGAATAGTATGACAGGCAACAGGATATCCCGGCATCCCGATAATGGGTTTCTCAGAAATTTCTCCGAGAATTACTGGCTTTGCGGGTTTTATAGCAACACCATGAACAAATACAGAACCAAGATCAGCGATAATAGAATTTGTATAATCTTTTGTTCCCTTGGATGATCCTGCAGATATAAGAACAAGATCGTGAGTCTCTACTGCATTCTGAATAGCGGATGAAATGAGATTTGGTTCATCTGGAACAATAGGATACAAAGTTACAAAAGCACCGGTTTTTTGGATCTCTGCAGCAACCATAAGCATGTTACTTTCAATAACTTGTCCTGGTCCAGGAGTTGTTCCAAGAGGGACTATCTCACTTCCAGTTGGAATGAGCGCTACACGAAGAGAAAGGACATCAACAACGGTAATTCCATAAGAGGCCATAGCTCCGACATCACAAGATCTGATAGCATGACCTCCAGGAATGACCATTTCACCTTGGGCAATGTCTTCTCCAACCGGTCTAATATGTTGCCAGGGATATGCTGGTTTTCGTATCAGGAAACCTTCTTCATCCTCTTCGGTATCTTCGATCATAATGACAGCATCATATCCATATGGAACAAGATTTCCAGTATTTACCCGAATGAAATCTTGAATGATTACTGGGTGTTGATCGGTTGCTCCATGAGTGTCATTCGTTTTTACCGCTATACCATCCATTGCAGAAAGGTGACCCGCAGGATATGACAATGGAGCATGAATTGCATGAGCGGTAACTCGTCCAATAG comes from Methanospirillum hungatei and encodes:
- a CDS encoding molybdopterin biosynthesis protein; this encodes MSDRYLHLTSLPDALKLLRDKFPAIRKIEKIPVSDSIGRVTAHAIHAPLSYPAGHLSAMDGIAVKTNDTHGATDQHPVIIQDFIRVNTGNLVPYGYDAVIMIEDTEEDEEGFLIRKPAYPWQHIRPVGEDIAQGEMVIPGGHAIRSCDVGAMASYGITVVDVLSLRVALIPTGSEIVPLGTTPGPGQVIESNMLMVAAEIQKTGAFVTLYPIVPDEPNLISSAIQNAVETHDLVLISAGSSKGTKDYTNSIIADLGSVFVHGVAIKPAKPVILGEISEKPIIGMPGYPVACHTILREIVNPFLSWQGLCTEEYHKISARLAGPLFSDIGVDEFVLVTIGKIGEQWIALPLSRGSGVQMSMVRSNGYICIPSSSEGFESGSIVDVFVTTSISEAEKTILITGSHDPVIDYLADQLRDFGIFPASVHVGSMGGLLALKRGDCHLAPMHLLSDDGDYNISYLKRYMLGEELVLICVAEREQGIISKQNLSFNDITKYRFINRQKGSGTRMLLDYLLKEKGILPDDIDGYTREVTTHLAVCLGIMSGDADMGMAVHSAAKAYGLSFVPVGTERYEIVMKAESYDHDVRIQQIIATIQSPSFKSLLDRLGGYQTKETGVIRRIT